A window of Pirellulales bacterium genomic DNA:
GCGGGTTTCCGCGGCACAGGATAGGTCGGCGGCCGCCGACCGCCAAGATGGATTTGTGCTGTTGATCGCCGGGAACAGGCGGGAATTCGCCTGCGCCCTGGAAACTTCGCACTAACCGGGCGTTTTCCGAATCGCCCGGGCCAGGGCTTCGATCCCGCGCTCGATCCGCTCGACCGGCTGCACGGCGTAACAAAGCCGGATCGTGTTCGCCCCGCCGTAGCGCGCCGGGTCGCAATAGAAGTATTCGCCCGGCACGTACAGAACGCCTTCCTCGACGGCATGGTCGAAGAGCGTTCCGCTCGGTCCGGTTTCGATTTCTTCCGGAAGCCTTAGCCAAACGTAGATGCCGCCCGTCGAGCGTTCCCAAGTGACGCCGGGCAGCGGGCCAAGAAACCGTTCGCAAGCGGCGAGGCTCGCGCGCAATTTCTCTCGGTAATGCTCGCGCAGCTTTTCGATCTGCGGGCGCAACAATCCGGCTTCGATCACCGCCGTCATCACGTGCTGACTGAAATTTGGCGCCCCGAAATCGATATTTCCCTTCTGATTCGCGACGGGTTCAATGAGGTCGCGCGGCAGGATGCCCCAGCCGACGCGCAGGCCCGGCGAATACGACTTCGAAAACGTCTCAGTGAGGATCACCGTGTCCCCTTCCGTGTCGAACGAGCGCAGGCTGGGGACGTCGGCTCCTTCGTAGCGCAGCTCACGATAGGCGGCATCTTCGATGATGCGGATCGTGCCGCGCCGCGACCAGCGCTTAATGATCTCGACCACCGGCCCGCGCCGCTCCTCGGCCAGCGTGCGCGTGCTGGGATTGTCGAAGTACGAAACGACGTACAGCGCCTTCACCCGGCCCAGTTCGCCGGCCGCCTCGAGCCGCGCGAGCTCCTCCTCGAGCGCTTCGGGAATTAGGCCGTGTTCGTCGGTGGCAATGCCGATGGGGCGCGCCCCGATATTGTGCAAAATGCCCAGGAACACGAAGTACGTGGGCTCGGTACACAGCACGATGTCGCCGGGGTTGCACAGCGTATCGACCAGCAGGTGCAATAGCTCGTTGCTGCCCGCGGTCATCAACACCTGGTCGACAGCGATGTGTTGTCCCGCCAGTGCGTCGCCATCGTTCTCGTGGAGCAGCCCGAGCACGGCCTCGCGCAGCGGCAAATAACCCGCCGGCGCGCCGTACTGCAAAGCGGCCTGGCCACGGCGTGTGTCGCCCAACACGGCGGCGATGGCCTGCTGCGTCTCTTCGACCGGCAAGGTCACCTGATCGACAAAACCTGCGGCCAGCGAAATCAACTCGGGATGCGCAAGGGCCTTGTGCATCAGCTCGCTGATCGGTTGATTGGCGGCCGAAATGGCCCGGCGGCTCAAGGAGTCGACCGAAGACAT
This region includes:
- a CDS encoding PLP-dependent aminotransferase family protein, with amino-acid sequence MSSVDSLSRRAISAANQPISELMHKALAHPELISLAAGFVDQVTLPVEETQQAIAAVLGDTRRGQAALQYGAPAGYLPLREAVLGLLHENDGDALAGQHIAVDQVLMTAGSNELLHLLVDTLCNPGDIVLCTEPTYFVFLGILHNIGARPIGIATDEHGLIPEALEEELARLEAAGELGRVKALYVVSYFDNPSTRTLAEERRGPVVEIIKRWSRRGTIRIIEDAAYRELRYEGADVPSLRSFDTEGDTVILTETFSKSYSPGLRVGWGILPRDLIEPVANQKGNIDFGAPNFSQHVMTAVIEAGLLRPQIEKLREHYREKLRASLAACERFLGPLPGVTWERSTGGIYVWLRLPEEIETGPSGTLFDHAVEEGVLYVPGEYFYCDPARYGGANTIRLCYAVQPVERIERGIEALARAIRKTPG